One segment of Nomia melanderi isolate GNS246 chromosome 10, iyNomMela1, whole genome shotgun sequence DNA contains the following:
- the LOC116428679 gene encoding dual specificity calcium/calmodulin-dependent 3',5'-cyclic nucleotide phosphodiesterase 1A isoform X6 — protein sequence MMSRQSKDPVQKCHSDPGAVSTAGTPCSPGKRISRRLVPGIPSSSNTRKCVLTLDGYSYVIVASPPDRRVTKDDIAVSSPGTSPNVNATASCTGTASPRSQIPSSPGRNGQIPKQGTLTIVRRSSGKNKSIGGSFEGSPPPLSPDTLSSSQSVDLDEILDTVDLTTDTLPAVDTPDACDKAALRLRCLLRQLQHGEISADLLQRNLHYAARVLEAVFLDETKRLADEDDELSEVQPDAVPPEVREWLASTFTRQLATTRRKADEKPKFRSVAHAIRAGIFVDRIYRRVTSTAMMQFPQEVVKVLKTLDDWSFDVFSLNEAAMGAPVKYLGYDLLNRYGMIHKFKVPPAVLECFLGRVEEGYCRHRNPYHNNLHAADVAQTMHYILCQTGLMNWLTDLEIFATLVAALIHDYEHTGTTNNFHVMSGSDTALLYNDRAVLENHHISASFRILKEDECNILQNLSREEFREFRSLVIDMVLATDMSFHFQQLKNMKNILSLAEPSVDKSKAVSLVLHCCDISHPAKRWDLHHRWTMQLLEEFFRQGDKERALGLPFSPLCDRNNTLVAESQIGFIEFIVEPSMQVCSDMLETVLTPLNVKESVDESNNGSNAEARRFKIGKPWIPSLAENKKIWKEQAVRDAEARAQKEQEQKANENREDGDSAQPVASEE from the exons TCGCATCTCCGCCAGATCGCAGAGTTACAAAAGATGATATTGCGGTGTCCTCACCTGGTACATCTCCGAACGTTAACGCTACTGCGAGCTGCACTGGTACAGCATCCCCACGATCGCAGATTCCTTCTTCACCTGGTCGAAATGGCCAGATACCAA AACAAGGCACGCTAACGATAGTACGCCGAAGTTCTGGCAAGAATAAGAGTATCGGCGGAAGTTTCGAAGGATCTCCGCCACCACTCAGTCCTGATACTCTTTCATCCAGCCAGTCCGTCGATCTTGATGAGATTCTTGATACTGTCGATTTAACTACAGACACGCTACCTGCCGTTGACACGCCCGATGCTTGCGACAAAGCTGCCCTCAG aCTAAGGTGCTTGCTGAGGCAGCTCCAGCATGGTgaaatatcagcagatttacTCCAACGAAACTTACACTATGCAGCACGTGTTCTCGAAGCCGTCTTCCTAGATGAAACCAA GCGGCTGGCCGACGAAGATGATGAACTGTCCGAAGTTCAACCGGACGCGGTGCCACCGGAAGTGCGGGAATGGCTCGCGTCGACCTTTACCAGGCAGCTCGCGACCACCAGACGGAAGGCGGACGAGAAGCCCAAGTTCCGTTCGGTGGCACATGCTATCAGGGCAGGCATTTTCGTCGATCGGATTTACAGGCGGGTAACCAGTACCGCGATGATGCAGTTCCCACAAGAAGTGGTTAAAGTACTTAAG ACTCTAGACGACTGGTCCTTTGACGTATTTTCCTTGAACGAGGCCGCAATGGGAGCTCCGGTGAAGTATCTTGGTTACGATCTACTCAATCGATACGGAATGATCCACAAATTCAAAGTCCCTCCTGCGGTGTTGGAGTGCTTTCTGGGAAGAGTCGAAGAAGGTTATTGCAGGCACCGGAATCCCTATCATAATAATCTTCACGCTGCAGATGTCGCTCAAACCATGCACTACATCTTGTGTCAAACCGGTCTCATG AATTGGTTGACCGACTTGGAGATTTTCGCCACTCTGGTGGCGGCGCTTATTCACGATTACGAGCACACTGGGACCACAAACAATTTCCACGTAATGTCCGGCAGCGATACAGCACTTCTCTACAATGACCGAGCGGTGCTGGAAAATCACCACATCTCCGCGAGCTTCCG GATATTGAAAGAGGACGAATGCAACATACTGCAAAATCTGTCGAGGGAGGAATTCAGAGAATTTCGTTCACTTGTCATCGACATGGTTCTTGCGACTGACATGAGCTTTCACTTCCAACAACTGAAAAACATGAAGAACATTCTGAGCTTGGCAGAGCCTAGCGTCGACAAAAGCAAAGCAGTCAGTCTCGTTCTCCATTGCTGCGACATTTCACACCCAGCCAAAAGATGGGACCTTCATCACAG ATGGACTATGCAACTGCTAGAAGAATTTTTCCGCCAAGGGGACAAAGAAAGGGCCCTTGGTTTGCCGTTTTCTCCATTGTGTGACCGTAACAATACTCTGGTGGCAGAATCGCAAATAGGGTTCatagaatttatcgttgaaccCAGCATGCAGGTGTGCAGCGACATGTTGGAAACGGTTCTCACACCGCTGAACGTCAAGGAGAGCGTAGATGAGTCTAATAACG GATCAAACGCGGAAGCCAGAAGATTCAAAATTGGAAAGCCTTGGATTCCTTCCCTAGCAGAGAACAAAAAGATTTGGAAGGAGCAAGCTGTTCGAG ATGCCGAAGCGAGGGCCCAGAAAGAGCAAGAACAGAAGGCGAACGAGAACCGCGAAGATGGCGATTCCGCGCAACCGGTCGCGTCCGAAGAATGA
- the LOC116428679 gene encoding dual specificity calcium/calmodulin-dependent 3',5'-cyclic nucleotide phosphodiesterase 1 isoform X3 translates to MSKQEPKGPPPPPLPPPYPHQKLFKKCKSATFQLDGATYTIVASPPDRRVTKDDIAVSSPGTSPNVNATASCTGTASPRSQIPSSPGRNGQIPKQGTLTIVRRSSGKNKSIGGSFEGSPPPLSPDTLSSSQSVDLDEILDTVDLTTDTLPAVDTPDACDKAALRLRCLLRQLQHGEISADLLQRNLHYAARVLEAVFLDETKVNSGGVECSRSSRRGAGLSSASLGSALDSDGPQGHAVVTQKRKLRTPVWARDAERVESAATCRQGVRRRRLADEDDELSEVQPDAVPPEVREWLASTFTRQLATTRRKADEKPKFRSVAHAIRAGIFVDRIYRRVTSTAMMQFPQEVVKVLKTLDDWSFDVFSLNEAAMGAPVKYLGYDLLNRYGMIHKFKVPPAVLECFLGRVEEGYCRHRNPYHNNLHAADVAQTMHYILCQTGLMNWLTDLEIFATLVAALIHDYEHTGTTNNFHVMSGSDTALLYNDRAVLENHHISASFRILKEDECNILQNLSREEFREFRSLVIDMVLATDMSFHFQQLKNMKNILSLAEPSVDKSKAVSLVLHCCDISHPAKRWDLHHRWTMQLLEEFFRQGDKERALGLPFSPLCDRNNTLVAESQIGFIEFIVEPSMQVCSDMLETVLTPLNVKESVDESNNGSNAEARRFKIGKPWIPSLAENKKIWKEQAVRDAEARAQKEQEQKANENREDGDSAQPVASEE, encoded by the exons TCGCATCTCCGCCAGATCGCAGAGTTACAAAAGATGATATTGCGGTGTCCTCACCTGGTACATCTCCGAACGTTAACGCTACTGCGAGCTGCACTGGTACAGCATCCCCACGATCGCAGATTCCTTCTTCACCTGGTCGAAATGGCCAGATACCAA AACAAGGCACGCTAACGATAGTACGCCGAAGTTCTGGCAAGAATAAGAGTATCGGCGGAAGTTTCGAAGGATCTCCGCCACCACTCAGTCCTGATACTCTTTCATCCAGCCAGTCCGTCGATCTTGATGAGATTCTTGATACTGTCGATTTAACTACAGACACGCTACCTGCCGTTGACACGCCCGATGCTTGCGACAAAGCTGCCCTCAG aCTAAGGTGCTTGCTGAGGCAGCTCCAGCATGGTgaaatatcagcagatttacTCCAACGAAACTTACACTATGCAGCACGTGTTCTCGAAGCCGTCTTCCTAGATGAAACCAA GGTGAATTCAGGCGGGGTTGAGTGCTCTCGGTCATCGCGTAGGGGTGCGGGCCTGTCATCTGCATCCCTTGGAAGCGCCTTGGACTCGGACGGACCACAGGGCCATGCGGTGGTAACCCAGAAACGGAAGCTTCGCACCCCCGTATGGGCAAG AGACGCCGAGCGTGTGGAGTCAGCCGCTACTTGCCGTCAGGGTGTACGCCGTAG GCGGCTGGCCGACGAAGATGATGAACTGTCCGAAGTTCAACCGGACGCGGTGCCACCGGAAGTGCGGGAATGGCTCGCGTCGACCTTTACCAGGCAGCTCGCGACCACCAGACGGAAGGCGGACGAGAAGCCCAAGTTCCGTTCGGTGGCACATGCTATCAGGGCAGGCATTTTCGTCGATCGGATTTACAGGCGGGTAACCAGTACCGCGATGATGCAGTTCCCACAAGAAGTGGTTAAAGTACTTAAG ACTCTAGACGACTGGTCCTTTGACGTATTTTCCTTGAACGAGGCCGCAATGGGAGCTCCGGTGAAGTATCTTGGTTACGATCTACTCAATCGATACGGAATGATCCACAAATTCAAAGTCCCTCCTGCGGTGTTGGAGTGCTTTCTGGGAAGAGTCGAAGAAGGTTATTGCAGGCACCGGAATCCCTATCATAATAATCTTCACGCTGCAGATGTCGCTCAAACCATGCACTACATCTTGTGTCAAACCGGTCTCATG AATTGGTTGACCGACTTGGAGATTTTCGCCACTCTGGTGGCGGCGCTTATTCACGATTACGAGCACACTGGGACCACAAACAATTTCCACGTAATGTCCGGCAGCGATACAGCACTTCTCTACAATGACCGAGCGGTGCTGGAAAATCACCACATCTCCGCGAGCTTCCG GATATTGAAAGAGGACGAATGCAACATACTGCAAAATCTGTCGAGGGAGGAATTCAGAGAATTTCGTTCACTTGTCATCGACATGGTTCTTGCGACTGACATGAGCTTTCACTTCCAACAACTGAAAAACATGAAGAACATTCTGAGCTTGGCAGAGCCTAGCGTCGACAAAAGCAAAGCAGTCAGTCTCGTTCTCCATTGCTGCGACATTTCACACCCAGCCAAAAGATGGGACCTTCATCACAG ATGGACTATGCAACTGCTAGAAGAATTTTTCCGCCAAGGGGACAAAGAAAGGGCCCTTGGTTTGCCGTTTTCTCCATTGTGTGACCGTAACAATACTCTGGTGGCAGAATCGCAAATAGGGTTCatagaatttatcgttgaaccCAGCATGCAGGTGTGCAGCGACATGTTGGAAACGGTTCTCACACCGCTGAACGTCAAGGAGAGCGTAGATGAGTCTAATAACG GATCAAACGCGGAAGCCAGAAGATTCAAAATTGGAAAGCCTTGGATTCCTTCCCTAGCAGAGAACAAAAAGATTTGGAAGGAGCAAGCTGTTCGAG ATGCCGAAGCGAGGGCCCAGAAAGAGCAAGAACAGAAGGCGAACGAGAACCGCGAAGATGGCGATTCCGCGCAACCGGTCGCGTCCGAAGAATGA
- the LOC116428679 gene encoding dual specificity calcium/calmodulin-dependent 3',5'-cyclic nucleotide phosphodiesterase 1A isoform X4, with amino-acid sequence MMSRQSKDPVQKCHSDPGAVSTAGTPCSPGKRISRRLVPGIPSSSNTRKCVLTLDGYSYVIVASPPDRRVTKDDIAVSSPGTSPNVNATASCTGTASPRSQIPSSPGRNGQIPKQGTLTIVRRSSGKNKSIGGSFEGSPPPLSPDTLSSSQSVDLDEILDTVDLTTDTLPAVDTPDACDKAALRLRCLLRQLQHGEISADLLQRNLHYAARVLEAVFLDETKDAERVESAATCRQGVRRRRLADEDDELSEVQPDAVPPEVREWLASTFTRQLATTRRKADEKPKFRSVAHAIRAGIFVDRIYRRVTSTAMMQFPQEVVKVLKTLDDWSFDVFSLNEAAMGAPVKYLGYDLLNRYGMIHKFKVPPAVLECFLGRVEEGYCRHRNPYHNNLHAADVAQTMHYILCQTGLMNWLTDLEIFATLVAALIHDYEHTGTTNNFHVMSGSDTALLYNDRAVLENHHISASFRILKEDECNILQNLSREEFREFRSLVIDMVLATDMSFHFQQLKNMKNILSLAEPSVDKSKAVSLVLHCCDISHPAKRWDLHHRWTMQLLEEFFRQGDKERALGLPFSPLCDRNNTLVAESQIGFIEFIVEPSMQVCSDMLETVLTPLNVKESVDESNNGSNAEARRFKIGKPWIPSLAENKKIWKEQAVRDAEARAQKEQEQKANENREDGDSAQPVASEE; translated from the exons TCGCATCTCCGCCAGATCGCAGAGTTACAAAAGATGATATTGCGGTGTCCTCACCTGGTACATCTCCGAACGTTAACGCTACTGCGAGCTGCACTGGTACAGCATCCCCACGATCGCAGATTCCTTCTTCACCTGGTCGAAATGGCCAGATACCAA AACAAGGCACGCTAACGATAGTACGCCGAAGTTCTGGCAAGAATAAGAGTATCGGCGGAAGTTTCGAAGGATCTCCGCCACCACTCAGTCCTGATACTCTTTCATCCAGCCAGTCCGTCGATCTTGATGAGATTCTTGATACTGTCGATTTAACTACAGACACGCTACCTGCCGTTGACACGCCCGATGCTTGCGACAAAGCTGCCCTCAG aCTAAGGTGCTTGCTGAGGCAGCTCCAGCATGGTgaaatatcagcagatttacTCCAACGAAACTTACACTATGCAGCACGTGTTCTCGAAGCCGTCTTCCTAGATGAAACCAA AGACGCCGAGCGTGTGGAGTCAGCCGCTACTTGCCGTCAGGGTGTACGCCGTAG GCGGCTGGCCGACGAAGATGATGAACTGTCCGAAGTTCAACCGGACGCGGTGCCACCGGAAGTGCGGGAATGGCTCGCGTCGACCTTTACCAGGCAGCTCGCGACCACCAGACGGAAGGCGGACGAGAAGCCCAAGTTCCGTTCGGTGGCACATGCTATCAGGGCAGGCATTTTCGTCGATCGGATTTACAGGCGGGTAACCAGTACCGCGATGATGCAGTTCCCACAAGAAGTGGTTAAAGTACTTAAG ACTCTAGACGACTGGTCCTTTGACGTATTTTCCTTGAACGAGGCCGCAATGGGAGCTCCGGTGAAGTATCTTGGTTACGATCTACTCAATCGATACGGAATGATCCACAAATTCAAAGTCCCTCCTGCGGTGTTGGAGTGCTTTCTGGGAAGAGTCGAAGAAGGTTATTGCAGGCACCGGAATCCCTATCATAATAATCTTCACGCTGCAGATGTCGCTCAAACCATGCACTACATCTTGTGTCAAACCGGTCTCATG AATTGGTTGACCGACTTGGAGATTTTCGCCACTCTGGTGGCGGCGCTTATTCACGATTACGAGCACACTGGGACCACAAACAATTTCCACGTAATGTCCGGCAGCGATACAGCACTTCTCTACAATGACCGAGCGGTGCTGGAAAATCACCACATCTCCGCGAGCTTCCG GATATTGAAAGAGGACGAATGCAACATACTGCAAAATCTGTCGAGGGAGGAATTCAGAGAATTTCGTTCACTTGTCATCGACATGGTTCTTGCGACTGACATGAGCTTTCACTTCCAACAACTGAAAAACATGAAGAACATTCTGAGCTTGGCAGAGCCTAGCGTCGACAAAAGCAAAGCAGTCAGTCTCGTTCTCCATTGCTGCGACATTTCACACCCAGCCAAAAGATGGGACCTTCATCACAG ATGGACTATGCAACTGCTAGAAGAATTTTTCCGCCAAGGGGACAAAGAAAGGGCCCTTGGTTTGCCGTTTTCTCCATTGTGTGACCGTAACAATACTCTGGTGGCAGAATCGCAAATAGGGTTCatagaatttatcgttgaaccCAGCATGCAGGTGTGCAGCGACATGTTGGAAACGGTTCTCACACCGCTGAACGTCAAGGAGAGCGTAGATGAGTCTAATAACG GATCAAACGCGGAAGCCAGAAGATTCAAAATTGGAAAGCCTTGGATTCCTTCCCTAGCAGAGAACAAAAAGATTTGGAAGGAGCAAGCTGTTCGAG ATGCCGAAGCGAGGGCCCAGAAAGAGCAAGAACAGAAGGCGAACGAGAACCGCGAAGATGGCGATTCCGCGCAACCGGTCGCGTCCGAAGAATGA
- the LOC116428679 gene encoding dual specificity calcium/calmodulin-dependent 3',5'-cyclic nucleotide phosphodiesterase 1 isoform X1, protein MMSRQSKDPVQKCHSDPGAVSTAGTPCSPGKRISRRLVPGIPSSSNTRKCVLTLDGYSYVIVASPPDRRVTKDDIAVSSPGTSPNVNATASCTGTASPRSQIPSSPGRNGQIPKQGTLTIVRRSSGKNKSIGGSFEGSPPPLSPDTLSSSQSVDLDEILDTVDLTTDTLPAVDTPDACDKAALRLRCLLRQLQHGEISADLLQRNLHYAARVLEAVFLDETKVNSGGVECSRSSRRGAGLSSASLGSALDSDGPQGHAVVTQKRKLRTPVWARDAERVESAATCRQGVRRRRLADEDDELSEVQPDAVPPEVREWLASTFTRQLATTRRKADEKPKFRSVAHAIRAGIFVDRIYRRVTSTAMMQFPQEVVKVLKTLDDWSFDVFSLNEAAMGAPVKYLGYDLLNRYGMIHKFKVPPAVLECFLGRVEEGYCRHRNPYHNNLHAADVAQTMHYILCQTGLMNWLTDLEIFATLVAALIHDYEHTGTTNNFHVMSGSDTALLYNDRAVLENHHISASFRILKEDECNILQNLSREEFREFRSLVIDMVLATDMSFHFQQLKNMKNILSLAEPSVDKSKAVSLVLHCCDISHPAKRWDLHHRWTMQLLEEFFRQGDKERALGLPFSPLCDRNNTLVAESQIGFIEFIVEPSMQVCSDMLETVLTPLNVKESVDESNNGSNAEARRFKIGKPWIPSLAENKKIWKEQAVRDAEARAQKEQEQKANENREDGDSAQPVASEE, encoded by the exons TCGCATCTCCGCCAGATCGCAGAGTTACAAAAGATGATATTGCGGTGTCCTCACCTGGTACATCTCCGAACGTTAACGCTACTGCGAGCTGCACTGGTACAGCATCCCCACGATCGCAGATTCCTTCTTCACCTGGTCGAAATGGCCAGATACCAA AACAAGGCACGCTAACGATAGTACGCCGAAGTTCTGGCAAGAATAAGAGTATCGGCGGAAGTTTCGAAGGATCTCCGCCACCACTCAGTCCTGATACTCTTTCATCCAGCCAGTCCGTCGATCTTGATGAGATTCTTGATACTGTCGATTTAACTACAGACACGCTACCTGCCGTTGACACGCCCGATGCTTGCGACAAAGCTGCCCTCAG aCTAAGGTGCTTGCTGAGGCAGCTCCAGCATGGTgaaatatcagcagatttacTCCAACGAAACTTACACTATGCAGCACGTGTTCTCGAAGCCGTCTTCCTAGATGAAACCAA GGTGAATTCAGGCGGGGTTGAGTGCTCTCGGTCATCGCGTAGGGGTGCGGGCCTGTCATCTGCATCCCTTGGAAGCGCCTTGGACTCGGACGGACCACAGGGCCATGCGGTGGTAACCCAGAAACGGAAGCTTCGCACCCCCGTATGGGCAAG AGACGCCGAGCGTGTGGAGTCAGCCGCTACTTGCCGTCAGGGTGTACGCCGTAG GCGGCTGGCCGACGAAGATGATGAACTGTCCGAAGTTCAACCGGACGCGGTGCCACCGGAAGTGCGGGAATGGCTCGCGTCGACCTTTACCAGGCAGCTCGCGACCACCAGACGGAAGGCGGACGAGAAGCCCAAGTTCCGTTCGGTGGCACATGCTATCAGGGCAGGCATTTTCGTCGATCGGATTTACAGGCGGGTAACCAGTACCGCGATGATGCAGTTCCCACAAGAAGTGGTTAAAGTACTTAAG ACTCTAGACGACTGGTCCTTTGACGTATTTTCCTTGAACGAGGCCGCAATGGGAGCTCCGGTGAAGTATCTTGGTTACGATCTACTCAATCGATACGGAATGATCCACAAATTCAAAGTCCCTCCTGCGGTGTTGGAGTGCTTTCTGGGAAGAGTCGAAGAAGGTTATTGCAGGCACCGGAATCCCTATCATAATAATCTTCACGCTGCAGATGTCGCTCAAACCATGCACTACATCTTGTGTCAAACCGGTCTCATG AATTGGTTGACCGACTTGGAGATTTTCGCCACTCTGGTGGCGGCGCTTATTCACGATTACGAGCACACTGGGACCACAAACAATTTCCACGTAATGTCCGGCAGCGATACAGCACTTCTCTACAATGACCGAGCGGTGCTGGAAAATCACCACATCTCCGCGAGCTTCCG GATATTGAAAGAGGACGAATGCAACATACTGCAAAATCTGTCGAGGGAGGAATTCAGAGAATTTCGTTCACTTGTCATCGACATGGTTCTTGCGACTGACATGAGCTTTCACTTCCAACAACTGAAAAACATGAAGAACATTCTGAGCTTGGCAGAGCCTAGCGTCGACAAAAGCAAAGCAGTCAGTCTCGTTCTCCATTGCTGCGACATTTCACACCCAGCCAAAAGATGGGACCTTCATCACAG ATGGACTATGCAACTGCTAGAAGAATTTTTCCGCCAAGGGGACAAAGAAAGGGCCCTTGGTTTGCCGTTTTCTCCATTGTGTGACCGTAACAATACTCTGGTGGCAGAATCGCAAATAGGGTTCatagaatttatcgttgaaccCAGCATGCAGGTGTGCAGCGACATGTTGGAAACGGTTCTCACACCGCTGAACGTCAAGGAGAGCGTAGATGAGTCTAATAACG GATCAAACGCGGAAGCCAGAAGATTCAAAATTGGAAAGCCTTGGATTCCTTCCCTAGCAGAGAACAAAAAGATTTGGAAGGAGCAAGCTGTTCGAG ATGCCGAAGCGAGGGCCCAGAAAGAGCAAGAACAGAAGGCGAACGAGAACCGCGAAGATGGCGATTCCGCGCAACCGGTCGCGTCCGAAGAATGA
- the LOC116428679 gene encoding dual specificity calcium/calmodulin-dependent 3',5'-cyclic nucleotide phosphodiesterase 1 isoform X2: MMSRQSKDPVQKCHSDPGAVSTAGTPCSPGKRISRRLVPGIPSSSNTRKCVLTLDGYSYVIVASPPDRRVTKDDIAVSSPGTSPNVNATASCTGTASPRSQIPSSPGRNGQIPKQGTLTIVRRSSGKNKSIGGSFEGSPPPLSPDTLSSSQSVDLDEILDTVDLTTDTLPAVDTPDACDKAALRLRCLLRQLQHGEISADLLQRNLHYAARVLEAVFLDETKVNSGGVECSRSSRRGAGLSSASLGSALDSDGPQGHAVVTQKRKLRTPVWARRLADEDDELSEVQPDAVPPEVREWLASTFTRQLATTRRKADEKPKFRSVAHAIRAGIFVDRIYRRVTSTAMMQFPQEVVKVLKTLDDWSFDVFSLNEAAMGAPVKYLGYDLLNRYGMIHKFKVPPAVLECFLGRVEEGYCRHRNPYHNNLHAADVAQTMHYILCQTGLMNWLTDLEIFATLVAALIHDYEHTGTTNNFHVMSGSDTALLYNDRAVLENHHISASFRILKEDECNILQNLSREEFREFRSLVIDMVLATDMSFHFQQLKNMKNILSLAEPSVDKSKAVSLVLHCCDISHPAKRWDLHHRWTMQLLEEFFRQGDKERALGLPFSPLCDRNNTLVAESQIGFIEFIVEPSMQVCSDMLETVLTPLNVKESVDESNNGSNAEARRFKIGKPWIPSLAENKKIWKEQAVRDAEARAQKEQEQKANENREDGDSAQPVASEE, encoded by the exons TCGCATCTCCGCCAGATCGCAGAGTTACAAAAGATGATATTGCGGTGTCCTCACCTGGTACATCTCCGAACGTTAACGCTACTGCGAGCTGCACTGGTACAGCATCCCCACGATCGCAGATTCCTTCTTCACCTGGTCGAAATGGCCAGATACCAA AACAAGGCACGCTAACGATAGTACGCCGAAGTTCTGGCAAGAATAAGAGTATCGGCGGAAGTTTCGAAGGATCTCCGCCACCACTCAGTCCTGATACTCTTTCATCCAGCCAGTCCGTCGATCTTGATGAGATTCTTGATACTGTCGATTTAACTACAGACACGCTACCTGCCGTTGACACGCCCGATGCTTGCGACAAAGCTGCCCTCAG aCTAAGGTGCTTGCTGAGGCAGCTCCAGCATGGTgaaatatcagcagatttacTCCAACGAAACTTACACTATGCAGCACGTGTTCTCGAAGCCGTCTTCCTAGATGAAACCAA GGTGAATTCAGGCGGGGTTGAGTGCTCTCGGTCATCGCGTAGGGGTGCGGGCCTGTCATCTGCATCCCTTGGAAGCGCCTTGGACTCGGACGGACCACAGGGCCATGCGGTGGTAACCCAGAAACGGAAGCTTCGCACCCCCGTATGGGCAAG GCGGCTGGCCGACGAAGATGATGAACTGTCCGAAGTTCAACCGGACGCGGTGCCACCGGAAGTGCGGGAATGGCTCGCGTCGACCTTTACCAGGCAGCTCGCGACCACCAGACGGAAGGCGGACGAGAAGCCCAAGTTCCGTTCGGTGGCACATGCTATCAGGGCAGGCATTTTCGTCGATCGGATTTACAGGCGGGTAACCAGTACCGCGATGATGCAGTTCCCACAAGAAGTGGTTAAAGTACTTAAG ACTCTAGACGACTGGTCCTTTGACGTATTTTCCTTGAACGAGGCCGCAATGGGAGCTCCGGTGAAGTATCTTGGTTACGATCTACTCAATCGATACGGAATGATCCACAAATTCAAAGTCCCTCCTGCGGTGTTGGAGTGCTTTCTGGGAAGAGTCGAAGAAGGTTATTGCAGGCACCGGAATCCCTATCATAATAATCTTCACGCTGCAGATGTCGCTCAAACCATGCACTACATCTTGTGTCAAACCGGTCTCATG AATTGGTTGACCGACTTGGAGATTTTCGCCACTCTGGTGGCGGCGCTTATTCACGATTACGAGCACACTGGGACCACAAACAATTTCCACGTAATGTCCGGCAGCGATACAGCACTTCTCTACAATGACCGAGCGGTGCTGGAAAATCACCACATCTCCGCGAGCTTCCG GATATTGAAAGAGGACGAATGCAACATACTGCAAAATCTGTCGAGGGAGGAATTCAGAGAATTTCGTTCACTTGTCATCGACATGGTTCTTGCGACTGACATGAGCTTTCACTTCCAACAACTGAAAAACATGAAGAACATTCTGAGCTTGGCAGAGCCTAGCGTCGACAAAAGCAAAGCAGTCAGTCTCGTTCTCCATTGCTGCGACATTTCACACCCAGCCAAAAGATGGGACCTTCATCACAG ATGGACTATGCAACTGCTAGAAGAATTTTTCCGCCAAGGGGACAAAGAAAGGGCCCTTGGTTTGCCGTTTTCTCCATTGTGTGACCGTAACAATACTCTGGTGGCAGAATCGCAAATAGGGTTCatagaatttatcgttgaaccCAGCATGCAGGTGTGCAGCGACATGTTGGAAACGGTTCTCACACCGCTGAACGTCAAGGAGAGCGTAGATGAGTCTAATAACG GATCAAACGCGGAAGCCAGAAGATTCAAAATTGGAAAGCCTTGGATTCCTTCCCTAGCAGAGAACAAAAAGATTTGGAAGGAGCAAGCTGTTCGAG ATGCCGAAGCGAGGGCCCAGAAAGAGCAAGAACAGAAGGCGAACGAGAACCGCGAAGATGGCGATTCCGCGCAACCGGTCGCGTCCGAAGAATGA